The Candidatus Glassbacteria bacterium DNA window GCGGGGCCGCTGTGCAAGGGGAGTCAAACCGCCCTGGCCCACCGTGTACTCGTCCATGTTCGCCCGTGTAACCTCCGTTCCGTTCAGCTCGATCACCACCAGGGGACCGTCGCAGGTGATCCGGAAATGGTTCCATTCTCCCGGAGAGTTGGCCGCACCCTGCCTGGCAGCCACCTGGTAATAAATACTCCCCGTCTGCTGTGCCGGCTTGATGTCGCGGTGTTTTTCAGCCTCGTCGTCAAGCACCTGGATCTCCATCCCGGTCTGCGAGACATGGCTTTCGGGCGGAAACCTCAGGCCGACCCCGCTGTTGCCCTCCGGCGGGATTTTCCAGTCCAGTTCGAGAATAAAATCGGCGTAGGTCTCGTCTGTGGCCAGCCAGCCGCCTCCCCCGCCCACGCAGCGCAGAACTCCGTCCTCGGCTTTCCAGGCGGCGATATCGCCGCCATCGGCGTGCCAGCCCTCCAGGGTGCGGCCATCGAAGAGCGGTACGAAACCATCTCCGCCGCAGCCGTTAAGAGTCAAACTCAATAAGACAGCTACCACCGCCAG harbors:
- a CDS encoding DUF1080 domain-containing protein — encoded protein: MRNGVLLAVVAVLLSLTLNGCGGDGFVPLFDGRTLEGWHADGGDIAAWKAEDGVLRCVGGGGGWLATDETYADFILELDWKIPPEGNSGVGLRFPPESHVSQTGMEIQVLDDEAEKHRDIKPAQQTGSIYYQVAARQGAANSPGEWNHFRITCDGPLVVIELNGTEVTRANMDEYTVGQGGLTPLAQRPRSGHIGVQNHQTGVDFRNIRIKVLNGN